Genomic DNA from Triplophysa rosa linkage group LG6, Trosa_1v2, whole genome shotgun sequence:
ACAAACTAAAAAGTTTGGATCAAAATGTTGATATTTTCCATACaatcaaaaatacataataatcATTGGCTgtcatgttatgttatgttgtgttgACTAGGCAGTAGGCAGCTAGTTTTATCTTAGGAATTCattgtagtttttaattttgtactattttttaagatctgatttaaatgaataaaagaggTTGCCTTCTCACCAGCCACTCTAAGATTAACGTTGACCGTTCCTGAGATTTTTGCCGCACTGACGCTACAGCGATACACACCCTCATCTCCCAACTTCACATTTCTCAGGAATAAAGAAGCGTTGCCTTTAGAAATATAATTTTGGAACAGTAGAGCTCTGTTTTTGAACTGTGCGTTCTGACCCTGAAGTTGAGCTGCTTTGTTCTTGTATTGATAGACCACCCCTCTAAGGCCATCCTTTAACCAAGTGATTGACACATCATCAAGCTTCCCACTGCCGCTCATAAGAAACTTGCAATCCAGCACCACGTCTTGTCCAAGATCCCCCACAGTAGAAGGAGTACTGGTCTCAACCGTACCTTGGGACACTTGGAAaatcacacacataaacatttaGTGCATTACACAACATATGATGTCATTGCGTTTATTAGGCATGCACTATTATCACGCTTTCATTGTTTACTAACCTGAAAATGCAATagctaaaattaaaatgatgagTCCGGAGATTAAAATGATAAGGAAAATCatactgcaaaaaataaaatgattcaaTTAGGATTCAATacaatattaacaatattaaatTAGCAGCATATTTTTACAATACGGTTCCAAACTGTAGGAAATTTCTTTCTAAAGAGGTGTGCATTAACCTACCTCCCGAAGATTATTTGTCCAATTGAAGCCATTCTTCTAATCAGTTTCTATTTTAAGCAGTATTAATAAATCGATCTAACACTAAGCATCTCCAGCATCTCTGTAGACAGCAATAAATC
This window encodes:
- the vtcn1 gene encoding V-set domain-containing T-cell activation inhibitor 1; the protein is MASIGQIIFGSMIFLIILISGLIILILAIAFSVSQGTVETSTPSTVGDLGQDVVLDCKFLMSGSGKLDDVSITWLKDGLRGVVYQYKNKAAQLQGQNAQFKNRALLFQNYISKGNASLFLRNVKLGDEGVYRCSVSAAKISGTVNVNLRVAAFSAPTFTIQTNGSLTAEAQRWFPQPEVTWSSQSGQLLNSSSQYSNNSVGITRVVSVLKAPVKADDTYTCVIQNNVVKAVAEATVKDNKVTGRTYFIFSGASTKVLSLHVLLAVILLHFVLDCIVIG